One window from the genome of Deinococcus sp. NW-56 encodes:
- a CDS encoding type II/IV secretion system protein — MALSIGDRRLGAILLEQGYVSDTELQKALVRHAEVGGRLADILIDSGQVGEKRIARAIEEALGIPLVNLLVVTPEARAVSAVRAQTAQAMAAFPFAREGDTLRVAFVDPLSSLAIEALEDDSGLNIEPYQALRDQVLWAIGTYYPELGLDVPLPGEEGGDANGGQLGRLLTTRGLITDAQLQVALDAQQQTGESLGATLVTQGALTEERLYEVLAEQAGAPYLPDTRGLQPPEDVLGALLRADALRLSAVPVEETAAAVTVLTSDPRRREELEALIGRPVSLILARPRDVEALIERCYPQRTRLGEQMVQQGTLSRAQLREALQVQARGGKVKPLGEVIVELGFANPGDIDTALQKQNAGGGRLEDTLVQSGKLSPEMLARSLAAQLGYEYLDPGQNPPDAAVALLIPEATARRYGVVPVRLQGESLIVAMKDPRNVFALDDLKLMTGREIVPAVMAEKDITRLLERYHGNKDMAALNQKLAAESKAREAKREDVDLSAGLDDNAVVRVVDQIIREAALQDASDIHIEPTQTALRVRYRIDGVLREQPELPRGSAQSVLARIKIMGNLDISERRLPQDGRVRFKKGSIDIDLRLSTLPTVYGEKAVMRLLQKAENIPEVEQLGFSAHNFQRYLDVIEKPNGIFLVTGPTGSGKSFTSFSTLKRIARPEKNTTTIEDPIEYEIPGIVQSQVNSVAGMTFARALRAFLRQDPDIIFVGEIRDTETAKIATEAALTGHLVLATLHTNDAPGAITRLDEMGVEPFNISASVIGVLAQRLVRRVCSECKQPTNADPDVLRRLGLAEEEVRGASLVRGAGCPRCGGTGYKGRMGIHELMVIDDPLRRAIGAGQTASELRDVALAESGMKTLRQDGIDKALAGMTTLEEVLAVTAG; from the coding sequence GTGGCACTTTCCATCGGCGACCGGAGACTCGGAGCGATCCTGCTCGAACAGGGCTACGTCAGTGACACCGAACTGCAAAAGGCGCTCGTCCGGCACGCCGAGGTCGGCGGGCGGCTGGCCGACATATTGATCGACTCCGGGCAGGTCGGCGAGAAGCGCATCGCGCGGGCCATCGAGGAAGCGCTGGGCATTCCCCTCGTCAACCTGCTGGTGGTCACGCCGGAGGCCCGGGCGGTGTCGGCGGTGCGGGCGCAGACGGCGCAGGCGATGGCGGCCTTTCCCTTCGCGCGGGAGGGCGACACGCTGCGGGTGGCCTTTGTGGATCCCCTGTCCAGCCTTGCCATCGAGGCGCTGGAGGACGACTCGGGCCTGAACATCGAGCCGTATCAGGCGCTGCGCGATCAGGTGCTGTGGGCCATCGGGACCTACTACCCCGAACTCGGGCTGGACGTGCCCCTGCCCGGCGAGGAGGGCGGCGACGCGAACGGCGGGCAACTCGGCCGGTTGCTCACCACACGGGGGCTGATCACCGACGCGCAACTTCAGGTGGCACTCGATGCCCAGCAGCAGACCGGCGAGTCGCTGGGGGCGACGCTGGTGACGCAGGGGGCGCTGACCGAGGAGCGGCTGTACGAGGTGCTGGCCGAGCAGGCGGGCGCCCCCTACCTCCCCGACACGCGCGGCCTGCAGCCCCCGGAAGACGTGCTGGGAGCGCTGCTGCGGGCAGACGCGCTGCGGCTCTCGGCGGTCCCGGTCGAGGAGACGGCCGCCGCCGTGACGGTCCTGACGAGCGATCCCCGCCGCCGCGAGGAACTCGAAGCCCTGATCGGTCGCCCGGTCAGCCTGATCCTGGCCCGCCCGCGTGATGTCGAGGCCCTGATCGAGCGCTGCTATCCCCAGCGCACCCGCCTGGGCGAGCAGATGGTGCAGCAGGGGACGCTCTCGCGGGCACAACTGCGCGAGGCCCTACAGGTGCAGGCGCGGGGCGGCAAGGTCAAACCACTGGGTGAGGTGATCGTCGAACTGGGCTTCGCCAACCCCGGCGACATTGACACGGCGCTGCAAAAGCAGAACGCGGGGGGCGGGCGGCTGGAAGACACGCTGGTGCAGTCGGGCAAGCTCAGCCCCGAGATGCTGGCCCGCTCCTTGGCCGCGCAGCTCGGCTACGAGTACCTCGACCCCGGCCAGAACCCGCCCGACGCGGCGGTGGCCCTCCTGATCCCGGAGGCGACCGCCCGGCGCTACGGGGTGGTGCCCGTGCGGCTGCAGGGCGAGTCGCTGATCGTGGCGATGAAGGACCCGCGCAACGTCTTCGCGCTCGACGACCTTAAGCTGATGACGGGCCGCGAGATCGTTCCCGCCGTGATGGCGGAAAAGGACATCACCCGGTTGCTGGAGCGCTACCACGGCAACAAGGACATGGCGGCCCTGAACCAGAAGCTCGCCGCCGAGAGCAAGGCGCGGGAGGCCAAGCGCGAGGACGTGGACCTCTCCGCCGGACTCGACGACAACGCCGTCGTGCGGGTGGTGGACCAGATCATCCGGGAGGCGGCCCTGCAGGACGCCTCGGACATCCACATCGAGCCGACCCAGACGGCCCTGCGGGTCCGCTACCGCATCGACGGCGTGCTGCGCGAACAGCCCGAGTTGCCGCGCGGCAGCGCCCAGAGCGTGCTCGCCCGCATCAAGATCATGGGGAACCTCGACATCTCCGAGCGCCGCCTGCCGCAAGACGGCCGCGTGCGCTTCAAGAAGGGCTCGATCGACATCGACCTCCGGCTCTCGACCCTGCCCACCGTGTACGGGGAAAAGGCCGTGATGCGCCTCCTGCAAAAGGCCGAGAACATCCCCGAGGTCGAGCAGCTCGGCTTTTCCGCGCACAACTTCCAGCGTTACCTCGACGTGATCGAAAAGCCCAACGGCATCTTCCTGGTGACGGGGCCGACGGGGTCGGGCAAGTCCTTTACCAGTTTCTCGACCCTCAAGCGCATCGCCCGGCCCGAGAAGAACACCACGACCATCGAGGACCCCATCGAGTACGAGATTCCGGGGATCGTGCAGTCGCAGGTCAACTCGGTGGCGGGGATGACCTTTGCCCGTGCCCTCCGCGCCTTCCTGCGTCAGGACCCCGACATCATCTTCGTGGGCGAAATCCGCGACACCGAGACCGCCAAGATTGCCACCGAAGCGGCGCTCACCGGCCACCTCGTGCTGGCGACCCTGCACACGAACGACGCGCCGGGAGCGATCACCCGCCTCGACGAGATGGGCGTGGAGCCGTTCAACATCTCAGCCTCGGTGATTGGGGTGCTCGCGCAGCGGCTGGTGCGCCGGGTGTGCTCCGAGTGCAAGCAGCCCACCAACGCCGACCCCGACGTGCTGCGCCGCTTGGGGCTGGCCGAGGAGGAGGTGCGCGGCGCCTCGCTCGTGCGCGGGGCAGGCTGCCCCCGCTGCGGCGGCACCGGCTACAAGGGCCGCATGGGGATTCACGAGCTGATGGTGATCGATGACCCCCTGCGCCGCGCCATCGGGGCCGGGCAGACCGCCTCCGAACTGCGCGACGTGGCCCTGGCCGAGAGCGGCATGAAGACGCTGCGCCAGGACGGCATCGACAAGGCGCTCGCGGGGATGACCACCCTGGAAGAAGTGCTCGCAGTGACGGCGGGCTAA
- a CDS encoding YqeG family HAD IIIA-type phosphatase: MSLLRPRDVLPHVHDITPEFLAARGLRGLLLDLDNTLIPYGSYEERADVMAWAADLRRSGIRLYLLSNATGRRARFWLDKLGFEGVGMAGKPNPRAFRQALAKLGLPPYQVGMVGDQVFTDVLGGNLAGMHTILVHPLADNALPHTRVTRKLERAVLKRYGHDWRA, from the coding sequence GTGAGCCTGCTGCGCCCCCGCGACGTGCTGCCCCACGTCCACGACATCACCCCCGAGTTCCTGGCCGCGCGGGGCCTGCGTGGACTCCTGCTCGACCTCGACAACACCCTGATTCCCTACGGCAGTTATGAGGAACGGGCCGACGTGATGGCCTGGGCCGCCGACCTGCGCCGTTCCGGCATCCGGCTTTACCTCCTGAGCAACGCGACGGGGAGGCGTGCCCGCTTCTGGCTCGACAAGCTCGGCTTCGAGGGCGTCGGGATGGCGGGCAAACCCAATCCCCGCGCGTTCCGTCAGGCGCTCGCCAAGCTCGGGCTGCCGCCCTATCAGGTCGGCATGGTGGGCGATCAGGTCTTCACCGACGTGCTGGGCGGCAATCTCGCGGGAATGCACACCATCCTCGTTCACCCGCTGGCCGACAACGCCCTGCCGCACACCCGCGTGACCCGCAAGCTCGAACGCGCGGTTCTCAAACGCTACGGACACGACTGGCGGGCCTGA
- the pgeF gene encoding peptidoglycan editing factor PgeF yields the protein MRPDTDPLMFLRSPALPLPHAFTTRAGGVSLGAYQGLNLDDREDDPQAVAENRRRVAEALGFASSRVARLNQVHGTDVREAQPGVQDGDALVSTERGLLLAIGTADCYPILLADEGAGVVGAAHAGWRGTLGRIAAKVVEAMVERGANPASIRAAVGPGICGERYAVGGDVAQQFRDAGLGDFVLEREGGPHLDLAGANRAVLLAAGLNPEHLWVSGRCSTEGDFYSYRRDAGRTGRMWAVIGLPDASGSAGVDA from the coding sequence ATGCGACCCGATACTGACCCCCTGATGTTCCTGCGTTCCCCCGCCTTGCCGCTGCCCCACGCGTTCACCACGCGGGCGGGCGGCGTGTCGCTGGGGGCTTACCAGGGCCTGAACCTCGACGACCGCGAGGACGATCCGCAGGCCGTGGCGGAAAACCGCCGCCGGGTGGCCGAGGCCCTGGGCTTCGCCTCCTCGCGGGTAGCCCGGCTGAATCAAGTTCACGGCACCGACGTGCGCGAGGCGCAGCCCGGCGTGCAGGACGGCGACGCGCTGGTGAGCACCGAGCGGGGGCTGCTCCTCGCCATCGGGACCGCCGACTGCTATCCCATCCTCCTCGCGGACGAGGGGGCCGGGGTGGTCGGGGCCGCGCACGCGGGCTGGCGCGGCACGCTGGGCCGCATCGCCGCCAAGGTGGTGGAGGCGATGGTGGAGCGGGGAGCCAATCCAGCGAGTATCCGCGCCGCCGTCGGCCCCGGCATCTGCGGCGAGCGGTATGCGGTCGGCGGGGACGTGGCGCAGCAGTTCCGGGACGCGGGGCTGGGAGACTTCGTGCTGGAGCGGGAGGGAGGGCCGCACCTCGACCTCGCCGGGGCGAACCGGGCGGTGCTGCTCGCGGCGGGGCTGAATCCCGAGCACCTCTGGGTCAGCGGGCGCTGCTCGACCGAAGGAGACTTCTACTCCTACCGCCGGGACGCGGGCCGCACCGGGCGAATGTGGGCCGTGATCGGGTTGCCGGACGCGTCCGGCTCGGCGGGGGTGGACGCGTGA
- a CDS encoding enoyl-ACP reductase: MSLTIDLSGKTALVMGVANARSLGWAIAEPLLQAGCRVGFSYQGERLKGELDKLLVGREGVWTQQADATSEDDLTALFARVREEFGHLDYLVHSIAYAPRPAMEGRFIATTPEDWNTALNVSAYTLVSAARHAEGLLRPGGSIVSLTYHASQQVVPKYNVMGVAKAALEAATRYLAADLGKADVRVNTISAGAMRTVAARSIPGFSGLYDEAGRRAALGRHATPEEVGKLALFLLSDLGSGVTGQTVYVDAGANIMTMPLE; encoded by the coding sequence ATGAGTCTGACGATTGACCTCTCCGGCAAGACGGCCCTGGTGATGGGCGTGGCGAACGCCCGCAGCCTGGGCTGGGCCATCGCCGAACCCCTCCTTCAGGCCGGGTGCCGGGTGGGCTTTTCCTACCAGGGGGAGCGCCTGAAGGGCGAACTCGACAAGCTGCTCGTGGGCCGTGAGGGCGTGTGGACCCAGCAGGCCGACGCGACCAGTGAGGACGACCTGACGGCGCTGTTCGCCCGCGTCCGCGAGGAATTCGGGCATCTGGACTACCTCGTGCATTCCATCGCCTACGCGCCCCGCCCCGCGATGGAAGGCCGCTTTATCGCCACCACGCCGGAGGACTGGAACACCGCGCTCAATGTCAGCGCCTACACGCTGGTGAGCGCGGCCCGCCACGCCGAGGGGCTGCTGCGCCCCGGCGGCAGCATCGTGAGCCTGACCTACCACGCCTCGCAGCAGGTCGTGCCCAAGTACAACGTGATGGGGGTGGCCAAGGCGGCGCTGGAGGCCGCCACCCGCTACCTCGCCGCCGATCTGGGCAAGGCGGACGTGCGCGTCAACACCATCAGCGCCGGGGCGATGCGGACGGTCGCGGCCCGCTCCATCCCCGGCTTCAGCGGCCTGTACGACGAGGCCGGACGCCGCGCCGCCCTGGGCCGCCACGCCACCCCCGAGGAGGTGGGCAAACTGGCCCTCTTCCTGCTCTCGGACCTGGGCAGCGGCGTGACCGGGCAGACGGTCTATGTGGACGCCGGGGCGAACATCATGACCATGCCGCTGGAGTAG
- a CDS encoding acyltransferase, giving the protein MTWLKPVSIDGDAQAAYNEFLRNLESRLADPATDRNVVAREVLAQAMYGREYGQLLADAPLAALNLDARNVTFEAEYYLATDAEQFARVKPLLWLWKNLDLTPVGQNPVTGIPVRRILAGHIFRRVGRDFKCWQNVEFSVGYNMEVGDNVVVHRHVLLDDIGGIELQDNASVSDYVNIYSHTHSVLDGPDVTLRRTVIGRGARITYHSTILAGSVVSDDAMLATHALLRGDIPPHGIAMGLPARVTRFKERPRPEAYGVDSRTHPHDAGRKANPQFPDPTPNQTRVPGDGDR; this is encoded by the coding sequence GTGACGTGGCTGAAGCCGGTGAGCATCGATGGAGACGCGCAGGCCGCGTATAACGAGTTTCTGCGGAATCTGGAATCCAGGCTCGCGGACCCGGCGACCGACCGCAACGTGGTGGCCCGCGAGGTGCTCGCTCAGGCGATGTACGGGCGCGAGTACGGGCAACTCCTCGCGGACGCGCCTCTCGCGGCCCTGAACCTCGACGCGCGGAACGTGACCTTTGAGGCCGAGTATTACCTCGCCACCGACGCCGAGCAGTTTGCCCGCGTCAAGCCGCTGCTGTGGCTGTGGAAGAACCTCGACCTCACGCCGGTCGGGCAGAATCCGGTGACCGGCATCCCGGTGCGCCGGATTCTCGCCGGGCACATCTTCCGGCGGGTCGGGCGCGACTTCAAATGCTGGCAGAACGTGGAGTTCAGCGTGGGCTACAACATGGAGGTGGGGGACAACGTGGTCGTTCACCGCCACGTCCTGCTCGACGACATCGGCGGCATCGAGTTGCAGGACAATGCCTCGGTCAGCGACTACGTGAATATCTACAGCCACACGCATTCCGTGCTCGACGGCCCGGACGTGACCCTGCGGAGGACCGTGATCGGCCGGGGAGCACGGATCACGTACCACTCCACCATCCTGGCCGGGAGCGTGGTCAGCGACGACGCGATGCTCGCCACCCACGCCCTGCTGCGCGGGGACATCCCGCCGCACGGCATCGCGATGGGGCTGCCCGCCCGCGTGACCCGCTTCAAGGAGCGGCCCCGGCCGGAAGCCTACGGGGTGGACTCGCGCACCCATCCGCACGACGCGGGGCGCAAGGCCAACCCGCAGTTTCCCGACCCCACGCCCAACCAGACCCGCGTGCCGGGAGACGGCGACCGCTAA
- a CDS encoding 5-formyltetrahydrofolate cyclo-ligase, producing the protein MTLPGAHREAIWTRLLRERACAYPLPPHGHHPNFIGAAQAARSLLSHPEVAGHRTLIVGGDRVLYPLRKLALEAGLTLYVPHQTREGWYWRLTDPAGAQLRAMPRVGEPRLHPEGAGAVVLACVAVDRAGGRLGKGFGWGARGLGLGLPEYTLAHPLMLADALPCPPDSRVRLIGLPGRVLGVSAQAGQQTLD; encoded by the coding sequence GTGACCCTCCCCGGTGCCCACCGTGAGGCCATCTGGACGCGGCTGCTGCGCGAGCGGGCCTGCGCGTACCCGCTGCCACCGCATGGGCACCACCCCAACTTCATCGGGGCTGCCCAGGCGGCACGGTCACTGCTCTCGCACCCGGAGGTCGCCGGGCACCGCACGCTGATCGTGGGCGGCGACCGGGTGCTCTATCCGCTGCGAAAGCTCGCGCTGGAGGCAGGCCTGACCCTCTACGTCCCGCACCAGACGCGCGAGGGGTGGTACTGGCGGCTGACCGACCCGGCGGGGGCGCAGCTCCGGGCCATGCCCCGCGTGGGCGAGCCGAGGCTGCATCCGGAGGGGGCGGGGGCCGTCGTCCTCGCCTGCGTCGCTGTGGACCGGGCGGGCGGGCGGCTGGGCAAGGGCTTCGGCTGGGGGGCGCGGGGCCTGGGCCTCGGCCTGCCCGAATACACGCTGGCGCACCCGCTGATGCTGGCGGACGCGCTGCCGTGCCCGCCCGACTCGCGAGTGAGGCTGATCGGGTTACCGGGAAGGGTGCTCGGCGTCTCGGCGCAGGCGGGCCAGCAAACTCTAGACTGA
- a CDS encoding DinB family protein, whose amino-acid sequence MTKRSKVFVPAVVTVATVGVAAGAAYVARYRKDDVKDLFVAQALERPAARQSYTELAQGLERSGIALFQRAGRAADTQANRAVLTHIIGIERWGQERLRVALGERAFVRDDHHPYKPGAGTTLRELQDLLSQTRARTVDLARRLNASPPAEGTTVEHNGLGPLTPKGWLRYLTQHADLESRKVRGAKEAKALGE is encoded by the coding sequence ATGACCAAGCGCAGCAAAGTGTTCGTGCCCGCCGTCGTCACCGTGGCGACGGTCGGGGTGGCCGCCGGGGCCGCCTACGTCGCCCGGTACCGCAAGGACGACGTGAAGGACCTGTTCGTGGCGCAGGCGCTGGAGCGCCCTGCCGCCCGCCAGAGCTATACGGAACTCGCGCAGGGGCTGGAGCGTTCCGGCATCGCCCTCTTCCAGCGGGCGGGCCGCGCCGCCGACACCCAGGCCAACCGTGCCGTGCTGACCCACATCATCGGGATCGAGCGCTGGGGGCAGGAGCGGCTGCGGGTGGCGCTGGGCGAGCGCGCGTTCGTGCGCGACGACCACCACCCCTACAAGCCCGGCGCGGGCACCACATTGCGTGAGCTTCAGGACCTCCTCTCCCAGACCCGTGCCCGCACGGTGGACCTCGCCCGGCGCCTGAACGCTTCCCCACCCGCCGAGGGCACCACCGTCGAGCACAACGGGCTGGGGCCGCTGACGCCCAAGGGCTGGCTGCGCTACCTGACCCAGCACGCCGACCTCGAAAGCCGCAAGGTGCGCGGGGCCAAGGAAGCCAAGGCCCTGGGCGAGTGA
- a CDS encoding DUF488 family protein, whose translation MTPPTLWTVGYEGADQGAFLATLEAAGVTLLADTRERAQSRRRGYSKTPLSQALAERGIGYRHLRTLGTPPPVRKAYKLDHDFQALEAAYTLHLATQGEALEELGALAGRERVALLCFEADPKACHRSLIARRLRALGLVGEVVDLDIPGRQGT comes from the coding sequence GTGACCCCGCCCACGCTCTGGACGGTCGGCTATGAGGGAGCCGACCAAGGCGCTTTTCTCGCCACGCTGGAGGCGGCGGGCGTGACCCTGCTCGCCGACACGCGGGAGCGGGCACAGAGCCGCCGCCGGGGCTACAGCAAGACACCACTCTCGCAGGCGCTCGCGGAGCGCGGCATCGGCTACCGCCACCTGCGGACGCTGGGGACGCCGCCCCCGGTGCGCAAGGCGTACAAGCTCGACCACGATTTCCAGGCGCTGGAGGCGGCCTACACCCTGCACCTCGCCACCCAGGGGGAGGCGCTGGAGGAGCTCGGCGCCCTCGCGGGGCGGGAGCGGGTGGCCCTGCTGTGCTTTGAAGCCGATCCCAAAGCGTGCCACCGCTCGCTGATCGCCCGCCGCCTGCGGGCGCTGGGGCTGGTGGGCGAGGTGGTGGACCTCGACATTCCGGGCCGCCAGGGAACGTAG
- a CDS encoding PilT/PilU family type 4a pilus ATPase, translated as MSVLQALLGVIVKAGASDIHLRAGSAPAARVNGEIVRFGEDRLLPEHVETFAREMMGRPGLWDEFLTRRDGDFAYGVPGVARFRVNAYYQRGTVGLIMRVIEDKPIPGFADLGLPVGTFEELAGHERGLVLVTGPTGSGKTTTLASLLDHINATQPVNIVTLEDPIEVLHRDKRALVSQRELGTDTLSFAAGLRAAMRQDPDVILIGEMRDKETVEAALSAAQTGHLVFSTLHTQDAIRTVNRIIDFFAPHERDQIRLGLSESLVGVVSQRLLPRKGGGRVLGMEILLGTPTVRECVKDPERTDEIKQALLEGGARGMHTFDQHLAQLVSEGLMTEEDAMQTATSPHELKIMLMKAQFA; from the coding sequence ATGAGCGTGCTGCAAGCCCTCTTGGGCGTGATCGTGAAGGCCGGGGCCAGTGACATCCACCTGCGGGCGGGGAGTGCGCCTGCCGCGCGGGTCAACGGCGAGATCGTGCGCTTCGGCGAGGACCGACTGCTGCCCGAACACGTCGAGACGTTCGCCCGCGAGATGATGGGGCGCCCCGGCCTGTGGGACGAGTTCCTGACCCGCCGCGACGGCGACTTCGCCTATGGAGTGCCCGGCGTGGCCCGCTTCCGGGTGAACGCCTACTACCAGCGCGGCACGGTGGGCCTGATCATGCGCGTGATCGAGGACAAGCCCATTCCCGGCTTCGCGGACCTCGGGCTGCCGGTGGGCACCTTCGAGGAACTCGCGGGGCACGAGCGCGGCTTGGTGCTGGTGACCGGGCCGACTGGGTCGGGCAAGACGACCACGCTGGCCTCGCTGCTCGACCACATCAACGCCACGCAGCCCGTCAACATCGTGACGCTGGAAGACCCCATCGAGGTGCTGCACCGCGACAAGCGGGCGCTCGTCTCGCAGCGCGAACTCGGCACCGATACGCTGAGTTTCGCGGCGGGGCTGCGGGCTGCGATGCGCCAGGACCCCGACGTCATCCTGATCGGCGAGATGCGCGACAAGGAGACGGTGGAAGCCGCGCTCTCGGCCGCGCAGACGGGGCACCTCGTCTTCTCGACCCTGCACACTCAGGACGCGATTCGCACGGTCAACCGCATCATCGATTTCTTCGCCCCGCACGAGCGCGACCAGATCCGGCTGGGGCTGTCGGAGAGCCTCGTCGGGGTGGTCAGCCAGCGGCTGCTGCCGCGCAAGGGTGGCGGGCGGGTCCTGGGCATGGAGATTCTGCTGGGCACGCCCACCGTCCGCGAGTGCGTCAAGGACCCCGAGCGCACCGACGAGATCAAGCAGGCTCTGCTGGAAGGTGGGGCGCGGGGAATGCACACCTTCGACCAGCACCTCGCCCAGCTCGTGAGCGAAGGGCTGATGACCGAGGAAGACGCCATGCAGACCGCCACCAGCCCGCACGAACTGAAGATCATGCTGATGAAGGCGCAGTTCGCCTGA